The Populus trichocarpa isolate Nisqually-1 chromosome 2, P.trichocarpa_v4.1, whole genome shotgun sequence genome has a window encoding:
- the LOC7466471 gene encoding uncharacterized protein LOC7466471 isoform X1 — MNACRSEDNSYCYFHPKEVFVGICPLCLNERLLILATKQGSLSAARETHRNEGTAHRKPPINLTKIFAFGYLLNRFEFRHGKSDNSDQDAAYTSQEAFADSFISIKFEDNGAAFWEKGTVSKVSIEPCSKSWNQNLNKEAKQGKDTKEAMTVIEHAKPHASLRWRRRIGHMFQLIRRKRSSNKGHMCHVGTEVEGVKVRKGWIRTLTKRRTKE; from the exons ATGAATGCCTGTAGATCAGAAGATAATTCATACTGTTATTTCCATCCCAAAGAGGTTTTTGTTGGGATTTGTCCATTATGCTTGAATGAGAGGCTCCTCATATTGGCAACGAAGCAAGGTAGCCTTTCTGCAGCGAGAGAAACTCATAGGAATGAAGGTACAGCACACAGGAAGCCACCCATCAACCTTACAAAGATTTTTGCTTTTGGTTATTTACTAAATCGGTTTGAATTTCGGCACGGGAAGTCTGATAACTCTGACCAAGACGCTGCCTACACCAGTCAAGAAG cTTTTGCAGACTCCTTTATATCGATTAAGTTTGAAGACAATGGTGCTGCCTTTTGGGAAAAAGGCACAGTTTCTAAGGTCTCTATCGAGCCTTGCAGCAAGTCATGGAATCAAAATCTCAACAAGGAAGCCAAACAAGGCAAAGACACTAAGGAGGCCATGACTGTGATAGAGCATGCAAAACCGCATGCCTCACTAAGGTGGCGAAGGAGGATTGGTCATATGTTCCAGCTAATCAGAAGGAAGAGATCATCCAACAAAGGACATATGTGCCATGTGGGCACCGAGGTGGAGGGAGTCAAGGTGAGGAAGGGCTGGATAAGGACCCTGACAAAGAGAAGAACCAAAGAATAA
- the LOC7466471 gene encoding uncharacterized protein LOC7466471 isoform X2, producing the protein MNACRSEDNSYCYFHPKEVFVGICPLCLNERLLILATKQGSLSAARETHRNEGTAHRKPPINLTKIFAFGYLLNRFEFRHGKSDNSDQDAAYTSQEDSFISIKFEDNGAAFWEKGTVSKVSIEPCSKSWNQNLNKEAKQGKDTKEAMTVIEHAKPHASLRWRRRIGHMFQLIRRKRSSNKGHMCHVGTEVEGVKVRKGWIRTLTKRRTKE; encoded by the exons ATGAATGCCTGTAGATCAGAAGATAATTCATACTGTTATTTCCATCCCAAAGAGGTTTTTGTTGGGATTTGTCCATTATGCTTGAATGAGAGGCTCCTCATATTGGCAACGAAGCAAGGTAGCCTTTCTGCAGCGAGAGAAACTCATAGGAATGAAGGTACAGCACACAGGAAGCCACCCATCAACCTTACAAAGATTTTTGCTTTTGGTTATTTACTAAATCGGTTTGAATTTCGGCACGGGAAGTCTGATAACTCTGACCAAGACGCTGCCTACACCAGTCAAGAAG ACTCCTTTATATCGATTAAGTTTGAAGACAATGGTGCTGCCTTTTGGGAAAAAGGCACAGTTTCTAAGGTCTCTATCGAGCCTTGCAGCAAGTCATGGAATCAAAATCTCAACAAGGAAGCCAAACAAGGCAAAGACACTAAGGAGGCCATGACTGTGATAGAGCATGCAAAACCGCATGCCTCACTAAGGTGGCGAAGGAGGATTGGTCATATGTTCCAGCTAATCAGAAGGAAGAGATCATCCAACAAAGGACATATGTGCCATGTGGGCACCGAGGTGGAGGGAGTCAAGGTGAGGAAGGGCTGGATAAGGACCCTGACAAAGAGAAGAACCAAAGAATAA
- the LOC7463156 gene encoding long chain acyl-CoA synthetase 9, chloroplastic — translation MSPYIVGVLVPLLVTLLYQNSKNTKKRGVPVDVGGEPGYAIRNSRFPILLETAWEGVFTLAQLFELACKKHADKYLLGTRTLISKDTQVSADGRSFEKLHLGEYEWLTYGEVFEKVCNFASGLAHLGHRSEERVAIFADTRAEWFMALQGSFRRNISVVTIYASLGEEALCYSLNETEVTTVICGNKELKKLVEVSGQLDTVKRVICMDDDIPSSASLVAQSGRWRVVSMADVEKLGRENPVDDVLPLAADVAVIMYTSGSTGLPKGVMMTHGNVLAVVSSVRTIVPGLEGNDVYLAYLPLAHILEIAAENLVAGVGSAIGYGSPLTLTDTSNKIKRGTKGDATVLRPTVMAAVPAILDRVREGVRKKVDEKGGIAKKLFDFAYARRISAINGSWFGARGLEMLLWNFLVFRKVRAILGGRIRFLLSGGAPLSGDTQRFINICLGAPIGQGYGLTETCAGGTFSEFDDTSVGRVGNPVPCSYIKLVDWPEGGYLISDSPMPRGEIVIGGPNVTLGYFKNEAKSKEVYKVDERGMRWFYTGDIGQFHADGCLEIIDRRKDIVKLQHGEYVSLGKVEAALIVSPYVDNMMLHADPFHSYCVALIVVAQPVLEEWASKRGIAFTSFAELCEKEEAIKEVQASLVKAAKAARLEKLEIPAKIKLLSDPWTPETGLVTAALKLKREAIRKAFSEELSKLYE, via the exons atgagtCCATACATAGTAGGTGTCCTAGTTCCTCTTCTAGTCACTCTTCTCTATCAGAATTCCAAGAATACAAAGAAACGTGGGGTGCCTGTTGATGTTGGTGGGGAGCCAGGATATGCCATTCGCAACTCTCGATTTCCAATCCTCTTGGAAACTGCATGGGAAGGTGTCTTTACTCTTGCTCAACTTTTTGAGCTGGCGTGCAAGAAACATGCAGATAAATACTTGCTTGGGACGAGGACATTAATCTCAAAGGACACTCAAGTATCTGCCGATGGAAGGTCTTTTGAGAAGCTTCATTTGGGAGAGTATGAGTGGCTGACCTATGGGGAAGTGTTTGAAAAGGTGTGCAATTTTGCTTCTGGGTTAGCTCACCTTGGGCATAGAAGCGAGGAACGTGTTGCGATATTTGCTGATACAAGAGCAGAGTGGTTTATGGCCTTACAG GGTTCTTTTAGGCGCAACATTTCTGTGGTTACCATCTACGCATCTTTGGGAGAGGAGGCACTTTGCTATTCATTAAATGAG ACAGAAGTTACAACTGTGATTTGTGGGAACAAAGAACTGAAAAAACTTGTAGAAGTAAGTGGTCAGCTTGACACAGTGAAACGCGTGATATGTATGGATGATGATATTCCATCAAGTGCATCATTGGTGGCGCAAAGCGGTCGCTGGAGAGTTGTCTCAATGGCTGACGTGGAGAAACTTGGACGAGAAAATCCAGTTGATGATGTTTTACCTCTAGCGGCAGATGTTGCAGTTATAATGTACACAAGTGGGAGTACTGGGCTGCCTAAG GGTGTGATGATGACTCATGGTAATGTCCTAGCCGTAGTTTCTTCTGTCAGGACAATTGTTCCTGGCCTTGAAGGCAATGATGTTTATCTGGCTTACCTGCCATTGGCTCATATCCTTGAAATCGCGGCAGAG AATTTAGTTGCAGGTGTTGGAAGTGCTATAGGATATGGAAGCCCGTTGACTCTCACCGATACATCAAACAAGATCAAAAGGGGAACTAAGGGGGATGCAACTGTCTTAAGGCCAACTGTGATGGCAGCTGTTCCAGCAATTCTTGATCGTGTTCGAGAAGGTGTGCGGAAGAAG GTTGATGAAAAGGGTGGCATTGCCAAGAAACTATTTGATTTTGCATATGCTCGTCGAATATCTGCAATTAATGGTAGTTGGTTTGGAGCTAGGGGCTTAGAAATGCTTCTGTGGAACTTCCTGGTGTTTAGAAAGGTTCGGGCAATTTTGGGAGGTCGCATCCGCTTTTTGCTTTCTGGAGGTGCTCCTCTTTCTGGTGATACTCAAAGATTTATCAACATTTGCCTTGG GGCTCCAATAGGCCAAGGCTATGGTCTCACCGAGACTTGTGCTGGTGGGACATTTTCTGAGTTTGACGATACATCTGTTGGTCGAGTTGGTAATCCAGTCCCTTGCTCATATATTAAG TTAGTAGATTGGCCTGAAGGCGGGTATTTAATTAGCGATTCACCAATGCCTCGTGGGGAAATAGTTATTGGTGGTCCAAATGTTACTCTGGGATACTTTAAAAATGAAGCAAAATCAAAAGAGGTGTACAAG gtTGATGAGAGAGGAATGAGGTGGTTTTATACAGGCGATATTGGACAGTTTCATGCTGATGGTTGCCTTGAAATAATTGACCGTAGAAAGGACATAGTCAAGCTTCAACATGGGGAATATGTATCCTTAGGAAAG GTTGAGGCTGCTCTCATTGTGAGCCCCTATGTTGACAATATGATGCTGCATGCGGATCCATTTCATAGTTACTGTGTAGCCCTTATTGTGGTTGCACAACCTGTTCTAGAAGAATGGGCTTCAAAGAGGGGAATTGCATTTACTAGTTTTGCAGAGTTGTGCGAGaaagaagaagcaataaaaGAAGTGCAGGCATCACTTGTGAAG GCAGCAAAGGCAGCACGACTGGAGAAGCTCGAGATCCCAGCAAAGATCAAATTGCTTTCTGATCCATGGACTCCTGAAACTGGCTTAGTCACTGCAGCTCTCAAGCTCAAGAGAGAGGCCATCAGGAAGGCTTTCTCTGAAGAACTCTCGAAGTTATATGAATAG